From the genome of Microcoleus sp. bin38.metabat.b11b12b14.051, one region includes:
- the tnpA gene encoding IS200/IS605 family transposase, protein MAMWRLYYHLVWAKKERQPLISPQKETELYHYIIGKADTLNCIVHAIGGTENHIHLIVSIPPTQSIAEFVKNIKGSSSHYLNQIRQNPNRFGWQEGYGVFSLGQRQLEQAVAYVINQKEHHLQNTVNSHLEQITDRDDRPTPWYRSPPEN, encoded by the coding sequence ATGGCAATGTGGCGGCTGTACTATCATTTAGTTTGGGCAAAAAAAGAGAGGCAACCTCTGATATCTCCACAAAAAGAAACAGAACTTTACCATTATATCATCGGCAAAGCGGACACCCTCAATTGCATCGTCCACGCTATCGGTGGTACAGAAAATCACATCCATTTAATAGTTTCCATTCCTCCGACACAATCAATCGCTGAATTTGTGAAAAATATTAAAGGTAGCAGCAGCCATTATCTCAATCAAATTCGGCAAAATCCCAATAGATTTGGCTGGCAAGAAGGATATGGAGTATTCTCTTTAGGACAAAGACAACTTGAACAAGCAGTCGCTTATGTTATCAATCAAAAGGAACATCATTTGCAAAACACCGTAAATTCGCATTTAGAACAAATCACCGATCGAGACGATCGCCCAACTCCTTGGTATCGGAGTCCGCCGGAGAATTAA
- the dndC gene encoding DNA phosphorothioation system sulfurtransferase DndC, with product MSLLPGRTVTELIEDIELLTEEIQELYCLDDIPWVIGYSGGKDSSAVLQLIWNAIAKLPQSKRTKKIDVITTDTLVENPIVSVWVRKSIKQMNVAAREQQMPIATNVLQPEWTDTFWVGLIGKGYPAPRGKFRWCTDRLKISPSNRFIRNIIRSSGETILVLGTRKAESTKRAHRMKKMEARRVRDRLSPNMNLPNSLVYSPIEDWRDDEVWLYLMQWDNPWGYSNKDLFSMYRGASADNECPLVVDTSTPSCGSSRFGCWVCTMVSQDKSLTAMIQNDEEKEWLQPLLDFRVELDVEDSRDRRDFRRRNGNVQLYERNLEGEKSIEPIPGPYSKEARDHLLRRLLSVQTEIRSKAPEEMRDITLISPEELSEIRRIWLEERHEFDDSLPRIYEEVTGEPFVDSRPAAERKLLGSDEWTAIAEICSDDEMHLELMAKLLDTERQYYTKPRRTGIYADLDKCFETSSRSQDEAIGNAHYQRNLKKAVEDVKANPALNIQQVKSAIAQTNTSAKNDTVDIAKLKQELESSSNQGKQLSWADIKYSTPDVAEGKSKD from the coding sequence ATGTCATTACTGCCGGGTCGCACCGTTACAGAATTAATAGAAGACATAGAATTGCTAACTGAGGAAATCCAAGAGTTATATTGTCTGGATGACATTCCTTGGGTAATTGGATATAGTGGTGGCAAAGATTCAAGTGCGGTATTACAGCTAATTTGGAATGCGATAGCTAAACTTCCACAGTCCAAGCGAACCAAGAAAATTGATGTCATTACAACTGACACTCTGGTAGAAAATCCTATCGTATCTGTATGGGTTCGCAAGTCTATTAAGCAAATGAATGTTGCTGCTAGAGAACAACAAATGCCGATAGCTACTAATGTGCTACAACCAGAGTGGACAGATACTTTTTGGGTAGGTTTGATTGGTAAAGGATACCCAGCACCAAGAGGTAAGTTTCGCTGGTGTACCGATCGCCTAAAAATCTCTCCATCTAACCGTTTTATTCGCAATATTATCCGAAGTAGCGGTGAAACTATACTTGTCTTAGGGACTCGTAAAGCTGAAAGCACAAAGCGTGCTCATAGGATGAAAAAAATGGAAGCCAGACGGGTACGCGATCGCCTAAGTCCTAATATGAACTTACCTAACTCTCTGGTTTATAGTCCTATTGAAGACTGGCGTGATGATGAAGTTTGGCTCTATCTGATGCAGTGGGACAATCCTTGGGGATACAGCAACAAAGATTTGTTCAGTATGTATCGGGGTGCTAGTGCTGATAATGAATGCCCCCTAGTTGTCGATACTTCTACCCCTAGCTGTGGCAGTTCTCGTTTTGGGTGCTGGGTATGTACAATGGTTAGCCAGGATAAATCGCTAACAGCAATGATTCAAAATGATGAAGAAAAAGAGTGGTTGCAACCTCTACTAGATTTCCGTGTAGAATTGGATGTTGAAGATAGTCGCGATCGACGTGACTTTAGGCGGCGTAATGGCAATGTCCAACTATATGAACGCAATTTAGAGGGTGAAAAATCTATTGAGCCGATTCCAGGCCCCTATAGTAAAGAAGCGCGCGATCATTTATTGAGGCGACTTCTTTCTGTTCAAACTGAAATTCGTTCTAAAGCACCAGAAGAAATGCGAGATATAACTTTAATTTCCCCGGAAGAACTTAGCGAAATCCGCCGTATTTGGCTAGAAGAAAGACACGAATTTGACGACAGTCTGCCCCGGATTTACGAAGAAGTCACGGGGGAACCTTTTGTAGATTCCCGTCCCGCCGCCGAAAGGAAACTCCTAGGTAGCGACGAATGGACTGCGATCGCAGAAATTTGTAGCGATGACGAAATGCACCTCGAATTGATGGCAAAACTCCTCGATACAGAACGCCAATACTACACAAAACCCCGCCGTACAGGCATTTACGCGGATTTAGACAAGTGTTTTGAAACCAGTTCGCGATCGCAGGATGAAGCCATTGGTAACGCCCATTATCAACGAAATTTGAAAAAAGCAGTCGAAGATGTGAAAGCAAATCCGGCCCTGAATATTCAGCAAGTCAAAAGTGCGATCGCCCAAACCAACACTTCCGCCAAAAACGATACCGTCGATATTGCCAAACTCAAACAAGAACTTGAAAGCAGCAGCAATCAAGGGAAGCAGCTATCTTGGGCGGATATCAAATATTCTACTCCCGATGTAGCAGAGGGAAAGAGTAAAGATTAG
- a CDS encoding DNA sulfur modification protein DndB — protein sequence MSDNNPDQFNPKPGIDEFLEPYFAKYHRQKCYPGLTFQQGKRQMVQINIPADDLPTLLQAQPSTGNDPDSGKNRPEVTGHAEEVKQYILKRARNDQPWILGTLTANVDPQKIEIIELGRGICLVVIPRGVKLDITDGQHRKRAIHELIVSADGELIGNNDFPITLVLENDFNQCQADFRDMAQTRQLDKSLLLSFGEFEGVVGITKSLVEQVLIFNGKTDKINQTPDRKKKLVYTMNFIARFVSCAFTEVPSNELKDYEVAKVSHTLAVRLNDFFSQCSHTKHFSETRVEDLRVENVERFQEDCILGRSVGLEILGRLLHCTYDADSQDFENEQISKLAQLDWSRKSHLWEGNVVLSNPSPKKNKSYKISASASAVRVAVEAAKNELGWI from the coding sequence ATGTCTGACAATAACCCTGATCAGTTCAATCCAAAGCCGGGAATTGATGAATTCCTAGAGCCTTACTTTGCCAAGTACCACCGTCAGAAATGCTATCCAGGGCTAACTTTTCAGCAGGGGAAGCGGCAGATGGTGCAAATTAATATCCCGGCTGATGATTTGCCTACCCTCCTCCAAGCACAACCCTCAACTGGTAACGATCCTGATTCTGGTAAAAATCGCCCAGAGGTAACGGGTCATGCTGAGGAAGTAAAACAATATATTCTGAAGCGCGCTAGAAACGATCAACCCTGGATTTTGGGAACACTGACAGCAAATGTCGATCCTCAAAAGATTGAAATTATAGAACTCGGTCGGGGGATTTGTCTAGTAGTGATTCCTCGTGGAGTCAAGTTAGATATTACTGATGGACAGCATCGCAAGCGAGCTATTCACGAGTTAATTGTAAGTGCTGACGGCGAGTTAATAGGTAATAATGATTTTCCGATAACGCTGGTTTTAGAGAATGATTTTAACCAGTGTCAGGCGGATTTTAGAGATATGGCGCAGACAAGACAACTGGATAAATCGTTGCTTTTATCATTTGGTGAATTTGAAGGTGTGGTTGGTATTACCAAAAGCTTAGTTGAACAGGTGTTAATTTTTAATGGTAAAACCGATAAAATCAATCAGACTCCCGATCGGAAAAAGAAACTTGTATACACAATGAATTTTATAGCCAGATTTGTGAGTTGCGCGTTTACTGAAGTTCCAAGTAATGAACTTAAAGATTATGAAGTTGCCAAAGTATCACATACTTTGGCTGTACGTCTCAATGACTTTTTTTCACAATGCAGTCATACTAAACATTTTTCAGAAACCAGAGTTGAAGACTTGAGAGTTGAAAATGTCGAGCGGTTTCAGGAAGATTGTATCTTAGGTAGAAGTGTAGGACTAGAAATTTTAGGTCGGTTGCTACACTGTACCTATGACGCCGATAGCCAAGATTTTGAAAATGAACAAATATCGAAATTGGCACAACTAGATTGGTCTAGAAAAAGTCATCTTTGGGAGGGAAATGTTGTTTTGTCTAACCCTAGCCCTAAAAAAAATAAATCGTACAAAATATCAGCAAGTGCTAGCGCTGTAAGAGTAGCGGTTGAGGCAGCAAAAAACGAGTTGGGATGGATTTAA
- the dndB gene encoding DNA sulfur modification protein DndB, which yields MLTPSFEYILPAIRGIQAGREYYVSMCPVRFLPKFFPLDAEELPPSLRAKRALNRARIPEIADYFVKNSGNYTCGAIAASIDADITFEAVGNLAEERKIGRLRVPMDAKFTINDGQHRRAAFEMALQENPQLGYETVALILFLDIGLENSQQKFADLNSFQVPLESSLSLLYNHRDDSALVLKAVVKQVEVFRCLTQMEKGSLNGRSPKLFALSAIDRAMIALLSNIHSSKQTKPPRYRATKQEKEAELTQQIQQAVSYWNAVSNFIPDWQLVLQKQVAAAEIRRDSVHCHSVVLESLGEVGAALLSVFSESWEEHLSLLQQVDWSISNPDWERGFLVKGGISKSRASVNWMTDYLKKRLGLETADTPEAPRP from the coding sequence CGGGGAATTCAAGCGGGCCGCGAATATTACGTATCGATGTGTCCGGTGCGTTTTTTGCCCAAATTCTTCCCCTTAGATGCTGAAGAATTGCCGCCGTCTCTGCGGGCGAAACGCGCGCTTAACAGGGCTAGGATTCCTGAAATTGCCGATTATTTTGTCAAAAATTCTGGAAATTACACTTGTGGGGCGATCGCTGCTTCTATTGATGCGGACATTACTTTTGAAGCAGTGGGAAATCTGGCGGAAGAACGGAAAATCGGTCGCTTACGAGTGCCGATGGATGCTAAGTTTACTATTAATGACGGACAGCATCGGCGCGCGGCTTTTGAAATGGCTTTGCAGGAAAATCCGCAGTTGGGATACGAGACGGTGGCGCTGATTTTGTTTCTCGATATTGGCTTGGAAAATTCGCAGCAAAAGTTTGCCGATTTGAACAGTTTTCAAGTTCCTTTGGAGTCGTCGCTAAGTCTACTGTACAACCACCGGGATGATTCGGCTTTGGTGTTGAAGGCGGTTGTTAAGCAGGTTGAGGTTTTCCGGTGTTTGACTCAGATGGAGAAGGGGAGTCTGAATGGGCGATCGCCCAAATTGTTTGCGCTAAGTGCGATCGATCGCGCTATGATAGCTTTGCTGTCCAACATCCACAGCAGCAAACAAACCAAACCCCCTCGTTACCGCGCCACAAAACAGGAAAAAGAGGCAGAACTTACTCAGCAAATACAACAAGCGGTTAGTTATTGGAACGCAGTTAGCAATTTTATTCCAGATTGGCAATTAGTTCTGCAAAAGCAAGTTGCAGCGGCGGAAATCCGCCGGGATTCCGTGCACTGTCATAGTGTTGTACTGGAGAGTTTGGGGGAAGTTGGGGCTGCTTTGCTGTCGGTTTTTTCTGAGAGTTGGGAGGAACATTTGAGCCTTTTGCAGCAGGTTGATTGGTCGATTTCCAATCCTGATTGGGAGAGAGGATTTTTGGTGAAAGGGGGAATTTCTAAGTCGAGGGCGAGTGTTAATTGGATGACTGATTATTTGAAAAAGCGGCTGGGCTTGGAAACCGCAGATACACCAGAGGCGCCACGCCCGTGA